The segment GACTATCTTAACCATGATTTTCACTGCTGTCTTTGATCGTATGGGAAAACAAAATTGAGAAAATTTTTAGGAAAACAAAGACAATGGAAGAACTGTGGTTTCGACCTTTAGTTTGGACGGATTATCGATTAGCTGTAGTATTTCTGGTTATTATTCCCATTATTTTAATGGCTTGGGCGTTTATCCGAAAAATAGAAGCCATTGGTCGTCTTCTGATTATTTATTGGCGCGTGGCGAGTTTATTGATGATTACTGTCTATCTGATGGTTCCTGCTTGGGGGATAGAAAATTCGCCTTTTGAGAATCTTTGTGGACAAATTGGCTTTATTACAGGTTTTATTGCCCGCATCCTGATTCCCATTTCTCTATGGTTTTGGCTAGATCTCAACGACGAAATCAAGGATTTAGCCCCAAGTTTGCTGAAATTAGCCACTATTTCCTGGCGTTGGGCAGTGACCATTTATTCGAGTTTAGGGGCGATCGCTAATCTTCCTTTTCTTTCCTGTGCTTTTTCCCTAGATTTACTCTCCGAAGAGTTCTGTCAGGTTTGGATCGAAGCCCCGATGGGGTATCGTTCTATCGTTCATAACGACGCAACTCAAGGATTTATCGGGTTTTTAGGCGTATTTGGCTTAGGCATCTATGTTCTTTATTTTGCCTATTTTCTCTTGATTCGCTTGGGTAAACAAGGGCGATCGGCTTTAGAACAGTAAAGAAACAATTTTTCAAAAATAATGAGAGACTTCGTAGGTTGGGTTGAACGAAAGTAAAACCCAACAAAACCCTACTTATTTAAAACTAATTCCTGATTGCTTTTCAATTATTGATAACTTATTTGAATCAATGTCTCGCGCCAAACAACTAGAACAATATACTCTCCAACATCCCCAAGAAGTCTTATTAGTAACGGTGGAAACGGCTGGAGAATTGGATGAAATTATGATTTTTAAAGGGTTTTCCAGTTCTTTAATCAAACCAACAGATTTTGATCCCGATGTTCCTATCTTGTCAGAAGAAGCAACCATTATCTCTATCGATCGCCTCAAAAGCCCCTATAATCCTAATAAACCCCAATATCTCGAAAAAGGGCTAAGCTGGCAACAGATGCAAGCAATGTTAGGACAATAAGGAGTTAACCATGAGTTCGTGGACTTGTGACGGTGTACCCAAAGATGGAAAGCAATATCCAGGGGCGTTTCAACATTCTCCCCAAGAAAATACAGGACCCGACTGTACGATCTGTGGACTGCCTAAAGAAGCCATGCAAGCCGGCAAAAAACCCGCTAAAACCGTAGTAGCAGGGTCATCTTCTGGGGGAGGTAATAGCTCAAATTTAGTCCCCCTAATCATTATTCTCATCGTTTTAGGACTAGGAGGGGCAATATTGGCTTATTTCCTTTACCGTCCTGTCCGAACGCCCACTCCCATCACCACCAGTTCGCCTTCTCCTTCCCCTGTTACCGCGACGCAAGGGGAATTTATTAGCCGAGGAGAGGAAATTTTGCTTGAGTCTAGCCCGTCTAAAACCTCTGGGGCTACAGCCTTTGACCAAAAAAATTGGGAAGCGGCGATCGCAGGCTATCAAGCAGCCGTTAAGCAAGATCCGAATGATCCTGAAGGGCGTATTTATTTTAATAATGCCCAGGCACAAAAAGCAGGAAACTCTCTCGTGATCGCCGTTGCTGTTCCGACGACGACGCAACGCGACTCAGCAGCAGAAATTTTGCGCGGAGTCGCTAGATATCAAGAGGAATATAATCAGTCTTCTCCCCCATCGGGACGACTTTTAGAAGTGGCTATTGTCAATATTAGTGATAGTAACCAAGCGACGGCTTTAGCCCAAGAAATTATTAACACCTCCGAAATTTTAGGAATCATTGGCTATGGTATTGATCCAAGCAGTCAGGAGGCTTTGAAGCAATACGAAACTGCTGGTTTAACGGTCCTTTCTCCCCTCACTACTAGCGTTAGTCAAGAAGGGGGAAAACCTACGTTAAAAACCATTCCTATTGATGAAAAAGCCAATGAATTATTAGTGAATTATCTGCAAGGGGTAGGCAAAACCTTGACGAATTACGCAAGTCAACAACAACCCTATCCCGCTATCGTAGTTTTTTATAATCAAGCCAGTAATTATAGTCAACAATTACGCATGGAAATTGTTAACGCTATTCCAGGGGTTCAAGGAAAATTAATTCAACAAATTGATATTAGTTCTAGTGATTTTGATGCTAAAAAGTCCCTCGAAGAAGCGCAACAAAATGGGGCTAAAATAGCAATTTTAGCGTTCAATAAAGATAAGGTAAATCAAGCTGTTGCGATCGCTAAAGCTAACCAAACTCTAGCTTCTCCCTTGCTTTTATTGGGAGGGGATGAACTCTATAATGCAGATCTTTTGGTTGAGGGAGGGGATGCAATATCGGGTATCATTTTAGCGGTTCCCTGGAGTTTTAGCCCCACAGATCCCTTCGCTAAAGATGCCCTAGATAGTTGGAAAGGTCGAGTTAGTTGGCGTACGGCTACCGCCTATGATGCTACAATAGCTTTAACTAATGCCATTAGTCAAAAACCTGATCGTCCTAGCGTGAATCAAGCATTTACCCAAGGCGTTATTCTAAATGGCAATACGACCAATTTTGATGT is part of the Rippkaea orientalis PCC 8801 genome and harbors:
- a CDS encoding DUF3177 family protein, producing the protein MEELWFRPLVWTDYRLAVVFLVIIPIILMAWAFIRKIEAIGRLLIIYWRVASLLMITVYLMVPAWGIENSPFENLCGQIGFITGFIARILIPISLWFWLDLNDEIKDLAPSLLKLATISWRWAVTIYSSLGAIANLPFLSCAFSLDLLSEEFCQVWIEAPMGYRSIVHNDATQGFIGFLGVFGLGIYVLYFAYFLLIRLGKQGRSALEQ
- a CDS encoding ABC transporter substrate-binding protein gives rise to the protein MSSWTCDGVPKDGKQYPGAFQHSPQENTGPDCTICGLPKEAMQAGKKPAKTVVAGSSSGGGNSSNLVPLIIILIVLGLGGAILAYFLYRPVRTPTPITTSSPSPSPVTATQGEFISRGEEILLESSPSKTSGATAFDQKNWEAAIAGYQAAVKQDPNDPEGRIYFNNAQAQKAGNSLVIAVAVPTTTQRDSAAEILRGVARYQEEYNQSSPPSGRLLEVAIVNISDSNQATALAQEIINTSEILGIIGYGIDPSSQEALKQYETAGLTVLSPLTTSVSQEGGKPTLKTIPIDEKANELLVNYLQGVGKTLTNYASQQQPYPAIVVFYNQASNYSQQLRMEIVNAIPGVQGKLIQQIDISSSDFDAKKSLEEAQQNGAKIAILAFNKDKVNQAVAIAKANQTLASPLLLLGGDELYNADLLVEGGDAISGIILAVPWSFSPTDPFAKDALDSWKGRVSWRTATAYDATIALTNAISQKPDRPSVNQAFTQGVILNGNTTNFDVFNDVPLVKAVKGNEGPKGSDYQFDPLK